The nucleotide sequence acaaacaaacacacacaactgcATCGTCTTACCAGATCCAGAGTGGTCTTTTCTAGGATGTCCACCATCTTCTCCAACTTGGTGTTTGCAGTAAAGATGAAATCATCATCCACCCAGAGCACATATTTGGTGGTTACCTGAGACACTGCCAGGTTTCTACCTGCAAACCAACCCTGTATAAACAAAGAGGAATCAATAATAGAATAACCACAGTGAAAATGGCAAAGCAGGATCCTATTTGAGGAAGCAGGTTAATCTGACTGAATTACCTCTGAGATAAGCAACTCTGAGTTTTGGTTCCAGAACAGTTTTGGGCAGAGAAAAGATAGCCATTATCAGGGGAGCTCTGATACCAGGATTCGCCATAGCAACAGGTAAATAGGTGACACAAACTAACGATAAAAGTTTTAAGTTTGAGGGcatttttaaattgaataaaaaaaacaaaaacaaagtaaatatgttgcatttgggtcctacaAATAAAGTAAACAAGGTGGTTAAAGTGAAGCAGTAGAGTTGGAGAGGAACTCAGATTGTTGAAGAAAACCTGCCAGCAAGCAGGTTAAGTTCACAGTCTGTTGCTCCAGTTATTGAAGTCAACTCTCTTTCTGGAGCCCCCAAAGTGTCCTTCATCTCAGGCTTAACAAACTCAGAGTTTTTCACTAACCTTGCTTCCTGGAATAGGGACCAGGTCATCACATACAGAAACAGTAACTTGTTTACCTTTCCAAATGGCATGATGTAGTGTTCAATATGAGGACCAGTCACAGGCTGAGGGTGTTCATTATCATCTGCTATCACAATAGTGACGGTGGGATAATATTTTCTTATGCTGTCAATGAGATCTTTCAGTTTGTCATAACGCAGAAAGGTCTTGGTGGCGATGGTAACTAGAGCTGTAATATTGTACTCTAAGAGAAACCAGAACAACAAATTAAACACTCATGTGACTTTTAAACACTGTGCATCAAAAAGCTAAACTTTACATGTGTTCATAGTAACTGCTCACAAACCTTTTTGGTATCCCGAGTTGTAAAGTTTCGGATTGTTTCTGTGTTCAATTTTGATGGGGAAAAATGACTGGTGATCTTTGGTTGCAAACTGAACTGcagaatgaaacaaacaaacaaaatgataaAAGCCAGCTTCAGAATTTATGGGCAGTCATTGTCGTGAAAATAACCTCTGCACTTGAAGCTGTTAGCTGTATTTGCCTAAGCACAGCCCCACCCTCAATGacatggctttaaaaaaacaaacaaaaacccactaGGGAAGCCTTCACTCACCTATTTCATTGGCTTTTAAACCATGCGGTCAAGTTTAATTTCTATTGGAACTTTTTGGACAAGAATACTCCTCAAACATTACattggtcgactcctttgtgcgagcagaatcatctgcagctcaacgggACAATCCAGGGGGTTGATGTGGAGGACTACAAATACCTCGGATCACATATAGATAATAAACACCACTGCACTCTACAGGAAAGGCCAAAGTTGTCTCTATTTTCTGAGGTGGCCGAGTTCCTTCAACATATGTCAGACAACGCTCCAGACTTTTTTACGAGTCTTTTGTGGTCAGtcctatttgtatatattacaGCTATTTCTTATACTTTGTAAACCTTGTAATATATCGATTTACTTAATTTAGTTCGGAGTATTCTGATCTGATTAAATTAGTTTCTTTCTTGTCTTTACGAGTGTGACATATGCTGATGCTATCATCAACTAGgagctgaaaaaaaatgaatagtacacttacattttaacattttgccTTCCTCAAATACATAATGAGAGTCAAGAAGCAGTGAATGTAGAATgcacacagctgtcagactgccATCTGTAACCTCCAGTTCACGGATATCATCTATCATTCTGTAATGGTTAATGCTTAGCTAGCATGTGTAAGCTCTTTAATCAAATACCGTCAAAATCTACTAGAGTTTAAGTCTCCTTAAATTTGTATTGTAAtgggcatttatttatttaatagatAAGAAAAAAATTGCATGTATAAAGTTACATACCAAACTTTGCTTTCCCTTCGTCTCATTGTGGGTGAGGGGGCACTAACTGTTTATATGTTCAAACAGGAACATTCTACATTGCACTTTTAGTATCAGTTTCATATCCACATCATAACTTTACTTGTGTCTGCGGTCTTCGGATGAAACACGATGTTTGTATAGGTGACAGACTGCAGTTGTTTGTTCAGAGCAGAGAGAAGAGGACTCAACAGAACCATGTTCTTTTCTCCCACTCCCTGGATGGAGACCATGTCCACCTTAGCAGCAACATCAAAAGTTCCAAGTGTTGCAGTCAAAGATACCTGTTACAGGATTAGCGTTAGTtgcaaaaaataatttaaaataatcatatttaaaatgaagacaaaaaaatgtgcaaGACAATAATTGAGGCATTACCATGTGATCtaattttgtttcttcttctttaagggCTAAACCTGCAAAGAAACAGTtatttttggagaaaaagtggaattatataaagatttaaaaagatttaaaaatatgaacCCATTTAAATAGCagttttatttcctctttttaaCAAGAAAGTGCTCGTGCAGAACACAGGTGGTTAAGTTTCATTTTGCTTTCTGtagctttaaataaaatgacCATGCATACACTTAACCAGTCTTCCTTCCTGTGATTGTTCTGCATCCTGTATTATACCATGCACAGTGTTTTCAGTCAAAGGAGGGCCCAGTGTAACTTTGACCTTTTAATGGTCAAAGTTACACtgggttttaatgttttttgcaTATTAAATATGCCTTTACCAGGAATGATGATCGTCTTTAGGGGTCGCACCAGCACACCCTGGGTAGGATACTGAAGAGGACTGTTGGCCTCTGCTACATTAAGCACATCTGCAGGATTGTAGGACCTTTGGAAATATGACAATGATATACACACACTACAACAtaaaaactgtgagtttttgtgtgtgtgtgtgtgtgtgtgtgtgtgtgtgtgtgtgtgtgtgtgtgtgtgtgtgtgcgtgtgtagtctgtacacacacacacacacacacacacacacacacacacacacacagtacaccTGATCAACTCAGGCTTGATAGTGAATTTGACAGGTGACAtctaaaaacctaaattcactcaaGTATCCTCTTgtataactaaaataaataaaatatcttaCTTTAAAATATGATCACAAACAATTGcagatataagaaaaaaaaattgtatcaAGAATGCCATTCTGCTAAGTATACTAAAAGACTCGTGGAcgaaaggtttaaaaaaaaaaaaagttgtcttCTTTTTGTACAGAGGATTGCTCAGTTGATTGGTATGGGTAAATTACCAGATTGTCATCTAAAATCTTATAAACCACTCATTATCTAATCAAAAGATGCAAAACATGAGATACCTTTCTTGAAAGTTGTTGTACTCATCAGCTCTGTGCTGCTTTACACTGTCAGGATCCGGGTGGAACTCCAAGAATGCTTGATCAAGATTGTGAGCCCACACCCGTGGAAAGAGCAGATTTGACAATGGTAGGTGAAAGGTTTCTTTATCAGCCTGGCATATGCAGGCATTTTGAGCCAAACGACTGTTGGAAAtaacaaagagttgagtaataagaagaaaaatttaaattaattaatttaaaagaaatggTCACACTTACACACCTTGCCACTTCCTCCTTCATGTGGGGGGGAATGTCATAACCATTTGTGGAGTCTCCAATTTTCCCAGTGAAGAGTTTTTTAATGGGTGTATCCTGTCTTGGGCTTATGTCAACTTCTTTGCTGCTAGGTTTCCAAAAATAAAAGAGGGCGACCAGAAAAAATCCACTAAGCAAAGCGAGTCGAACACACTTCCTAGAACTGTTGCGCATCTAGAAAGAAAATTTGTATAGATATCATCAGGTTGATAAACAATGGTGCTTGGGAGAGACAGACATTATGGGTCATTGGAAACTTGAAATGAGCCTACACTTTATTAGTGCTAAAACCTGTCTAGGTGCAAGGCCAAAAGCCTGACATGCACACCGCAAACGTGGTGAAGCATACTGTACAAAGTATTAAACCATAAAATAATTGAACTTGTAGACTTATAATTTCAAAGTTAAAGTTTACCTAAGTTTACAAGGGCTGTCAAACCTTATTTGAAGACGTATTATGCTGCAGATGCACAAATCACCACGAGGAAATTATATCCCCAGTTACAAAAATCTAACTCCAGTATAGCTTTTTAGAGCTGCTCTGCTACTACACTGCTTATTTCGTCTTTCTTGTTAACAGGATGTGCTCTTTTAAAAAGGATGTGGGTCTGCTGTTGACactatttttttcatatatcaTGAAGGAAGCTCTTAGGTTGTGTAACCACAATCAATAGTTTTTTGGCATCACATTGTCTGTGGGagttaataaacaaaatcaacaaCTATAACCATCAATAAATCAGTGTTCCTGTTTaatatgtatttttatataactgactttttttaatttttatttttttaactggatttaaaatttttatagtttgtattattttgtttgcttttgtgtaatTGTTGCTCCATTGTTGGTCGGTGCATTTCCTGTTACAGGCTGCAGCACTCAATTTCTGTTCATGCAGTTAATTAATCATTAATGTAGAATTATTGTAGCTAAGAGACCTCATCTTATATCTTCCAGGTACATTCCTGATAATGTTTTAGCCTTGATAAAGTAAATAATTCATATGACTAGAGAGCTACATAGGTTCTTTAGTGCACGCATAATCCTAACAGCTGAAGTCTGAATGTAGCTGTAAATGGTTATGTTTGTGAAAAATTGTAGATCTGCTTCCATTTAATGTTTCCACTTTCCAAGATATTGTCAAGACATTGTCTTGAAAAGACAATACAGACTTGCCAATTTAAGATGTCAAATTTGTGCTTCCAAAAGACACAAAAGGCAGTGTTATGATAATTTAAAGgaaggaaacatttttattaacaaGGAAAAACACAATGCAAAGGAATAGATCAGTCTGACTATAGTAGGGTAGTTTAAATAATGTCTTTGATTTATTTGGTCCGTATTCTTCCCTCCTAATTAGTTCTTACTTTTAGAAAACATGACAATATTAGTACAATTTGGCTGTGCTGACATTATCATTTAAAAACGAGAGCTAGGGTTAATGTGTAGTGTgcaatgtgtttgctctttctgtCATATGGAGTGCAACTAGCATTGCAGGTGGGAAATAATTATCATGTATGTACTTGTACTCAGCCACACATCACTGGCTGATAGTATTTCCTGCTTTATAGCCTGGTTGTACTGAATGTGTCAGGTAATgaaaatagttttttgtttcaACCTTCAGCAGGAACAGGTTTTACCAAGCACTGTGCTTTGTTGGAGGTTGTTACAGTAGCTTCTTTGTATGTTAATTAACAGTGATCACTTATCAATCAAGTTTAAGACCTAGGTCTCACACTCAAACATGCCCACACTCGTCTCAGTATTGGATGAACTGGGGGATATACATGTAGCAATGATATTACAAATGAACCGAGTGCTTGTTCAAGACTTCTGCACAGCagtgtttaaaaatataactttgcATTTTGTAGTGCTACTGTACTCTTTTTTTCAGACTTTAGTTTACAAATCAGCAGTTACAGGATGTAACGCGCAGTATGTCTATTAGAATGCGGAACAgttctaataataatcatatacgcataattatatataattttatattattataatcTTTATTCtagattattttctttcttttaatttatccAGCTGAAAACGTAATATCTtatattaaattaatattttatattaaaatatatattaaaacatcTTACCGAAATGGGATGCTGTctaattatttcatatttatttaactcTCGGTAGCTTATTTGCAGTACATTTAACCAGGCAAGGCAGCTTTAAAAACAGCTTGTAAATACTtataaaaaaagtgtttctgtTCTTATTGATCACTGAGTCATTTGACGCAACAGATTTTACAGACAATCTTTGGGATGCAATGGAATAGGAGGTTCAAATCATGGTCGTTTGAGGAATGTTtctagcaccttgttgaatctacgaagctctgaaggcaaaacccagtactagcaaaataaataagtttATTGTATAAATAAACTTGGAGGCTAAACATTCAAAAATATTAGTGTTTTTGGCAAAATGACTTAGATTAACTCTCAACCGAGTTCTACTTCCACTTCTCTGGTTATTAATGGACAACTAATACAACAGCCAAACAAGGCTATCTGTCAACAGTTTTATAATACGGCTGATTATCTCGTCTCAGTGTAAAACCCT is from Oreochromis niloticus isolate F11D_XX linkage group LG20, O_niloticus_UMD_NMBU, whole genome shotgun sequence and encodes:
- the b4galnt1a gene encoding beta-1,4 N-acetylgalactosaminyltransferase 1a, which gives rise to MQSWLSSNVSVHRPKERLCRREAATMRNSSRKCVRLALLSGFFLVALFYFWKPSSKEVDISPRQDTPIKKLFTGKIGDSTNGYDIPPHMKEEVASRLAQNACICQADKETFHLPLSNLLFPRVWAHNLDQAFLEFHPDPDSVKQHRADEYNNFQERSYNPADVLNVAEANSPLQYPTQGVLVRPLKTIIIPGLALKEEETKLDHMVSLTATLGTFDVAAKVDMVSIQGVGEKNMVLLSPLLSALNKQLQSVTYTNIVFHPKTADTIQFATKDHQSFFPIKIEHRNNPKLYNSGYQKEYNITALVTIATKTFLRYDKLKDLIDSIRKYYPTVTIVIADDNEHPQPVTGPHIEHYIMPFGKGWFAGRNLAVSQVTTKYVLWVDDDFIFTANTKLEKMVDILEKTTLDLVGGAVREVTGYTATYRHTISVEDGGKEGDCLHIRLGYHHAIKGFPNCVVADAVINFFMAQTVKVQQVGFDPRLARQAHLEFFIDALGHLHIGSCSDVIVSHASKIILPWSKTDVQKAYEKFRYSSSTTNAKTHDEIFYFKNRFKCMTSQ